The following DNA comes from Fervidibacillus albus.
AAACCAAATTTACTCAAATCAATATCCAAAAGCCTTGGGATGGGAAAACGATTGAAGAATTAATTACAAAGAATTGGCGGGTCCCAAAAAAACTCGTTCATCAATTGCGAATGGAAAAATCGATTCGCGTCAATTCCGAAGTAGCCAACTTTTCCAAGAGGCTCGCTTTTGGTGATCGGTTGTCCTTACCCATTTTGGAAGAACGGGACGAGCATCGAAGAAAATACCCCCTTCGTATCGATGTATTATACGAAGACGATCATTTATTGATTGTCAATAAACCAGCTGGAATCAAGACCCATCCGAATCATCCCGAAGAATACGATACGTTAGTCAACGCCATCGCCTATACTTTAGGAAATCGAAGAGACGATTCAATCAGCCCGATTCATCGCCTCGATCAAGATACAACGGGGATCGTTTTATTTGCTAAACACATTTATATGAAAACGATGCTTGATCGAATGTTGGAAGAAAGAAACATTCGCCGAACGTATGTCGCCTATGTCCAAGGAAAAGGAAAAGGTGGGACAATCGAGGCTAACATCGGTAGAGACCGTCATCATCCGACGAGAAGGCGGGTATCCTCTACGGGGAAAAGGGCCGTTACCCATT
Coding sequences within:
- a CDS encoding RluA family pseudouridine synthase; its protein translation is MQEKHQTKFTQINIQKPWDGKTIEELITKNWRVPKKLVHQLRMEKSIRVNSEVANFSKRLAFGDRLSLPILEERDEHRRKYPLRIDVLYEDDHLLIVNKPAGIKTHPNHPEEYDTLVNAIAYTLGNRRDDSISPIHRLDQDTTGIVLFAKHIYMKTMLDRMLEERNIRRTYVAYVQGKGKGGTIEANIGRDRHHPTRRRVSSTGKRAVTHYSVIRYHSQKNITEIRCHLDTGRTHQIRVHLAHIGHPLVGDRLYGGKSMFHRQALHANRIVFIHPFTLEKIDIQAPFLDDMDQLFI